Proteins found in one Candidatus Gorgyraea atricola genomic segment:
- a CDS encoding KamA family radical SAM protein yields the protein MEKWQKILSNTITDVETLSKYVNIDKKRVKKVAKKYTLGINPYYLSLIRKHGGPIWKQCIPDTIEIIQKLGRKDPLMEDRFTPFEGLVHRYRDRVLVVVSNMCAGYCRFCTRKRNMGLKDKVARKEDFKKTWSYIKRRKYIRDVIISGGDPLLISDDMIEYYLKELKRIKHVQIVRIDSRTPCVLPQRITPKLCDILKKYQPIYLNTHFNHHYEITRESRKACNMLADAGVVMGNQTVLMRGVNDDAKTLKRLFEELLTIRVRPYYLYLPDAVKGTYHFRVSISKAKKIMRKLIGHTSGLAIPHLIVDLKHGGGKTPLLPKYVIKHTGKRYVFKNFEGKKFFYADVE from the coding sequence ATGGAAAAATGGCAAAAGATTCTTTCTAATACCATAACCGATGTTGAGACACTCAGTAAATACGTAAATATAGACAAAAAAAGGGTAAAGAAAGTCGCTAAAAAATATACCCTTGGAATAAATCCATATTATCTTAGCCTTATTAGAAAACATGGCGGGCCGATCTGGAAACAGTGTATTCCTGATACAATAGAGATTATTCAGAAACTGGGCAGAAAAGATCCTCTCATGGAAGACAGGTTCACACCCTTCGAAGGCCTGGTCCATAGATACAGAGACCGCGTGCTTGTGGTAGTGTCAAATATGTGCGCGGGATATTGTCGTTTCTGCACTAGAAAGAGAAATATGGGCCTAAAGGATAAGGTTGCAAGAAAAGAGGATTTTAAAAAGACATGGTCTTATATAAAAAGGCGTAAATACATAAGAGATGTTATTATATCAGGAGGCGACCCGCTTCTTATCTCAGATGATATGATAGAGTATTACCTTAAGGAGCTTAAAAGGATAAAACATGTGCAGATTGTCAGGATAGACAGCCGTACGCCTTGTGTATTGCCCCAGAGGATAACGCCTAAGCTGTGTGATATCCTTAAAAAATACCAGCCCATTTATCTAAATACGCATTTCAATCATCATTATGAGATAACCAGGGAAAGCAGAAAGGCGTGCAATATGCTGGCTGACGCAGGTGTTGTGATGGGGAATCAGACAGTTCTTATGCGTGGGGTAAATGATGATGCAAAGACGCTAAAGAGGCTATTCGAAGAACTTTTGACAATAAGGGTAAGACCATATTACCTTTATCTTCCTGATGCGGTTAAGGGTACGTATCATTTTCGTGTAAGTATAAGTAAGGCTAAAAAGATCATGCGGAAATTAATAGGCCATACCTCTGGCCTGGCAATTCCCCATCTTATAGTTGATTTAAAACATGGAGGAGGTAAAACGCCCTTGCTCCCGAAATATGTCATCAAACATACAGGCAAAAGATATGTATTTAAAAATTTCGAAGGCAAAAAATTCTTTTACGCAGATGTGGAGTAG
- the mscL gene encoding large-conductance mechanosensitive channel protein MscL, producing the protein MIQEFKEFAVRGNVIDMAVGILIGAAFGKIVSSFVADIIMPPIGLITGKLDFSNLYINLSGGVYNSLAEAKAQGAATINYGVFINNVISFLVAAICVFILVKQINNLRRKEDTGSIVPTQKSCPYCFSSISIKATRCPLCTSQLSKEK; encoded by the coding sequence ATAATACAGGAGTTTAAAGAATTTGCAGTGCGCGGCAATGTAATAGATATGGCTGTAGGTATCCTTATTGGCGCGGCCTTTGGAAAGATAGTAAGCTCATTCGTGGCAGACATAATAATGCCCCCCATAGGACTTATTACGGGCAAGTTAGATTTTTCAAATTTATATATAAATCTCTCAGGAGGGGTTTATAATTCACTGGCAGAGGCAAAGGCCCAAGGCGCAGCAACAATAAATTATGGCGTTTTTATAAACAATGTCATCTCTTTTCTAGTAGCGGCAATATGTGTATTTATATTGGTTAAACAGATAAATAATCTGCGGCGAAAGGAAGATACTGGATCAATAGTGCCAACGCAAAAATCCTGCCCCTATTGTTTTTCAAGCATATCAATTAAGGCAACGAGATGTCCTCTTTGCACATCTCAATTAAGCAAGGAGAAATAA
- a CDS encoding glycosyltransferase family 4 protein — MVGKKRSLKIAQLHWGFPPTIGGVETHLTILLPEMVRMGHKVDLLTGSAEGARAIDRYKGAGIYRVPIMDLNWLVKRGLNGLLSEISEVFTGFLKRCKPDIIHCHNMHYFSKPHTRTIARLAKEFGVPIVLTAHNVWDDNLFLDLTRNIKWDHIIAVSHFIKRELIGIGVSHKKITTIHHGIDETLYNPEIKHESIFKKYPKLKGKKVIFHPARMGLAKGCDVSIKALRRIKERIPNVVLILAGTKNIIDWAQSQQKDIAYMVSLVDFFKMRKNVLIDSFDLKDMPKLYAASDVCVYPSSASEPFGLTMLEALSSAKPMVVTETGGMPEIIKDGINGFVVPIRDFEALASRIIQLLNNKELHDRFGYTGRQMVEQNYTKRIVTRNTLDLYRKLI, encoded by the coding sequence ATGGTAGGTAAGAAAAGGAGTTTAAAGATAGCGCAGCTTCACTGGGGATTTCCTCCGACAATAGGAGGAGTTGAGACGCATCTTACTATACTTTTGCCCGAGATGGTCAGGATGGGACATAAGGTAGATCTTTTGACTGGCTCTGCAGAAGGTGCGAGGGCGATTGATAGATATAAAGGTGCAGGAATTTACAGAGTGCCTATAATGGACCTGAATTGGCTTGTCAAAAGAGGGCTCAATGGGCTATTGAGTGAGATTAGCGAGGTGTTCACTGGTTTTTTAAAGCGCTGTAAACCGGATATTATCCACTGCCATAACATGCATTATTTTTCAAAGCCGCACACAAGGACCATTGCCAGGCTTGCAAAGGAATTTGGCGTGCCGATTGTCCTGACCGCGCACAATGTCTGGGATGATAATCTATTTTTAGACCTAACGAGGAATATTAAGTGGGATCACATCATAGCAGTGAGTCATTTCATAAAAAGGGAGTTGATTGGCATAGGCGTGTCGCACAAAAAAATTACAACTATTCATCATGGCATAGACGAGACTTTATATAATCCAGAGATAAAACATGAAAGCATATTCAAGAAATATCCGAAGCTTAAGGGTAAAAAAGTGATTTTCCACCCTGCCAGGATGGGGCTTGCCAAAGGGTGCGATGTCAGCATAAAAGCCCTGAGGCGTATAAAGGAGAGGATACCTAATGTCGTCTTAATACTGGCTGGCACAAAGAACATTATAGACTGGGCGCAGTCGCAGCAAAAGGATATTGCTTACATGGTAAGCTTAGTTGATTTTTTTAAGATGAGAAAAAATGTCCTGATAGATTCCTTTGACCTTAAAGACATGCCGAAATTATACGCTGCTTCAGATGTCTGCGTTTATCCCTCATCAGCATCTGAGCCTTTTGGACTTACCATGCTCGAGGCGCTTTCCTCGGCAAAACCCATGGTTGTTACTGAAACAGGCGGCATGCCAGAGATCATAAAAGACGGCATCAATGGCTTTGTGGTGCCCATAAGAGACTTTGAAGCGCTTGCCTCAAGAATAATCCAACTCCTTAATAACAAAGAACTGCATGACAGGTTCGGCTATACAGGCAGGCAAATGGTAGAGCAGAATTACACTAAAAGGATAGTGACGAGAAACACCCTGGATCTTTACAGAAAGTTAATCTAA
- a CDS encoding cellobiose phosphorylase, which produces MTDNPLWKFLDDTGTFVAKNPHKVSRLYFPLANEKGLLSSITPTLHGDIKIDQDTFLTPPVSTEDLSNSRYNRNFWVYIKGYGAWSAASGEVDKSLVEAGMLWHKIIRSNKKIGIKAEFTNFIPVDKNAVEIMSIELTNTSSKKLTITSTAAIPIYARSADRLRDHRHASVLFNRVRLHKNGVIIKPTMTFDEKGHKINYTSYFVLGCDRNSNAPDNSIPTISQFTGEGGNLDRPELGNRVGCQGKEAIGAIRFKTTTLKPGSSKKYIIVMGIAQKEKPEAIFRKFNSAKKIDAALAANKEFWLKKTSSISASTGNKDFDRWLRWVMLQPTLRKIFGCSFLPDFDYGKGGRGWRDLWQDCLTLLLINPSEARDMLVNNFGGVRPDGSNATIIGKTQGEFLPDRNDLKRVWMDHGMWPFMTLNLYINQTGDTNILFKKAPYFESKKIDSVINHVLLQHKRPFTKIGKHGNFLLEGADWNDGLDMAGERGESVAFTAAYAGNLTELADLLEKSHLLSKSRGPASAFLRRKANYLSEHIRKNEWVITKSGYSFFNGYYDNKGKRVEGDHKNGVRMTLTGQVFPIMSGVATDKQVKEIYRSAKKYLWDKKLGGLRLNTDFGGIYPDLGRAFGFAYGEKENGSFFSHMNVMFAYALYKRGFVKQGFEILNSIYRMCMNTSASKIYPGLPEYFNSEGRGMYHYLTGSASWFVLTLLTQVFGIRGDMGDLLIDPKLTKEQFAKSTKISIETRFAGRRTKVNYINSKKLDYGKYTIRRIVVNGKVITKPLIKRKEFLKLTSKNSSNAINVYLS; this is translated from the coding sequence ATGACGGATAATCCATTGTGGAAATTCTTGGATGATACAGGTACGTTTGTTGCGAAAAATCCGCACAAGGTAAGCAGGCTTTATTTTCCGCTTGCCAATGAAAAAGGCCTGCTCTCTTCTATTACGCCTACGCTTCATGGCGATATAAAGATAGATCAAGATACATTCCTCACGCCGCCTGTTTCTACTGAAGATTTGAGCAATTCAAGATACAACCGTAACTTCTGGGTCTACATCAAAGGCTATGGCGCATGGTCAGCTGCTTCAGGTGAGGTAGATAAATCCCTGGTAGAAGCAGGTATGCTGTGGCATAAGATTATCCGCTCTAATAAAAAGATAGGCATAAAGGCAGAATTCACTAATTTTATCCCTGTAGACAAAAACGCTGTAGAGATAATGTCTATAGAGCTCACGAATACATCCTCTAAGAAACTCACTATCACCTCAACAGCTGCCATACCTATATATGCCCGCTCAGCAGATAGGCTACGCGATCACAGACACGCAAGCGTGCTCTTTAACCGCGTCAGGCTGCATAAAAATGGTGTTATTATAAAGCCTACTATGACATTTGATGAAAAGGGACATAAAATAAACTATACATCCTACTTTGTATTGGGTTGTGATAGAAATAGTAATGCGCCTGATAACTCTATTCCTACTATTTCTCAATTTACAGGAGAAGGCGGAAATCTTGATAGACCTGAGCTTGGCAACCGCGTAGGTTGTCAGGGAAAAGAAGCTATAGGCGCAATAAGATTTAAAACCACTACACTCAAACCAGGCAGCTCTAAAAAATATATCATTGTAATGGGCATAGCGCAAAAAGAAAAACCAGAAGCCATATTTAGAAAATTCAATTCAGCCAAAAAAATTGATGCTGCGCTTGCAGCAAATAAAGAGTTCTGGCTCAAAAAGACAAGCTCAATAAGCGCTTCTACTGGAAATAAAGATTTTGATAGGTGGTTAAGATGGGTAATGCTCCAGCCTACCTTGCGTAAGATCTTTGGTTGTTCCTTCCTCCCTGATTTTGACTATGGTAAGGGCGGCAGGGGTTGGCGAGACCTGTGGCAGGACTGTCTTACGCTACTTCTAATAAATCCTTCTGAAGCACGCGATATGCTCGTTAACAACTTCGGAGGTGTGCGACCAGATGGTTCAAATGCTACTATAATAGGAAAAACACAGGGCGAGTTCCTTCCTGACAGGAACGATCTAAAACGTGTATGGATGGACCATGGGATGTGGCCATTCATGACTCTTAATCTATATATAAATCAGACCGGCGATACAAATATCCTCTTTAAAAAAGCGCCATATTTTGAAAGTAAAAAAATAGATAGCGTCATAAATCATGTGCTGCTTCAGCATAAGAGGCCCTTTACAAAGATCGGTAAACATGGAAATTTCCTGCTTGAGGGCGCGGACTGGAATGACGGACTTGATATGGCAGGTGAGCGTGGCGAAAGTGTAGCCTTTACAGCTGCGTACGCAGGCAATCTTACGGAACTTGCTGATTTATTAGAAAAATCGCATCTACTCTCAAAAAGCCGAGGTCCAGCCTCGGCTTTTTTACGTAGAAAAGCCAACTACTTATCTGAACACATACGTAAAAATGAATGGGTGATCACAAAATCTGGCTACAGCTTCTTTAACGGGTATTACGATAACAAGGGAAAACGTGTTGAAGGTGACCACAAAAATGGCGTGCGTATGACCCTGACAGGCCAGGTCTTCCCTATTATGAGCGGCGTTGCAACAGATAAGCAGGTCAAAGAAATCTATAGAAGCGCTAAGAAATATCTCTGGGACAAAAAATTAGGCGGGCTTAGGCTAAACACTGACTTTGGCGGAATATATCCAGACCTTGGCAGGGCATTTGGCTTTGCATACGGCGAAAAGGAAAACGGCTCTTTCTTTAGCCACATGAATGTGATGTTTGCATATGCGCTTTATAAAAGAGGTTTTGTAAAACAGGGTTTTGAGATCTTAAATTCTATTTACAGGATGTGCATGAATACAAGCGCAAGTAAGATCTATCCAGGCCTTCCTGAATATTTCAATTCTGAGGGCCGAGGCATGTATCACTACCTCACTGGCTCTGCAAGCTGGTTCGTGCTTACACTTCTTACCCAGGTCTTTGGAATCCGCGGGGACATGGGAGACCTTTTAATTGACCCAAAACTTACAAAAGAACAATTCGCCAAATCCACAAAGATCTCAATCGAAACCCGCTTCGCTGGCAGGAGAACAAAGGTAAACTACATTAATTCTAAAAAGCTAGATTATGGAAAGTATACAATCAGAAGGATTGTTGTTAATGGCAAGGTTATAACTAAGCCCTTAATAAAAAGAAAAGAATTTCTGAAACTCACTTCTAAAAATTCCTCTAACGCAATTAATGTCTACCTAAGTTAA
- a CDS encoding glycosyl hydrolase family 65 protein, producing MKDHFAKYRSSDEWLLKEDKWDRKLQSSRESQFALGNGFIGSRGILEEMPFDARPGTYIAGLYDKTGAQVPELVNLPNPVNLRIISGGELIGAGTMDILEHERALDMRHGLIMRHTVFRNSHKKRFDYQSLRFISMRNRHIIAMQVCITPMDEGTTLTVENLLDLSVTNVGFLTEGNKKHFRIENVSRFDTGEYLSVRTLEKNILVAYGKSLIVEKNGDKRFAKDVTTQVKLKKNETLCLTSIFSIFTAEDKKKASLKGVVKSFLKKSVNLGFERILEEHVARWDKLWAASEIKIKGDKEAEKALRFNIYHLLICGREGNGESSIGAKTLSGEGYRGHIFWDAEIFILPFFIYNRPKAAKNMLLYRYNRLCKARQIAESRGYKGAMFPWESAGTGDETTPAWAKNFDGSLIQIRTHEMEHHITADIVFAIYQYYTATRDENFMLRCGFEMIFEAARFWASRAEYNAKLKRFEIKHVIGPDEFHEDVDNNAYTNYIARFNILLGHGMCQRMRRFYPREFQQLSKKINLKISEVKAWKAILPKIYFNIKKDGLIEQFDGFFRKKKVVLKNINKNPIPDIPKTIKLKDIGKTQLVKQADVVMLLYLFSDNFSKGIKKKNFYYYLKRTVHKSSLSAAVHAALAAEIGNLKAAYRYFNVAANMDLNLAYGNTSDGMHAASLGVTWQAAIHGFAGTRIVNNTLSINPSLPKEMEELSFCLKWQGYNLRLIVGNDKVTLRFNSKRKNDRLKIMVFNKPHKLEPNKEVIFYGR from the coding sequence TTGAAAGACCATTTTGCTAAATACAGGTCCAGTGACGAGTGGTTGCTTAAGGAAGATAAGTGGGATAGAAAGCTCCAATCTTCCAGGGAAAGCCAATTCGCGCTGGGAAACGGCTTTATAGGAAGCCGCGGCATATTAGAAGAAATGCCGTTTGATGCAAGGCCAGGCACATACATAGCTGGTTTGTATGATAAGACAGGCGCGCAGGTGCCAGAACTGGTAAATCTACCCAATCCTGTTAATCTCAGGATCATTTCTGGTGGTGAACTTATTGGCGCAGGCACTATGGATATTTTAGAGCATGAAAGGGCTTTGGACATGCGTCATGGCTTGATAATGCGTCATACAGTATTTCGAAACAGCCACAAGAAAAGATTCGACTACCAGTCCCTTAGATTTATTAGCATGCGCAACAGACACATCATTGCCATGCAGGTCTGCATTACGCCTATGGACGAGGGCACTACTCTTACAGTAGAAAATCTCTTAGATCTATCTGTTACAAATGTGGGTTTTTTGACAGAAGGGAACAAGAAACATTTCAGGATAGAGAATGTTTCGCGGTTTGACACAGGCGAGTATCTATCAGTCAGGACCCTGGAGAAAAATATTCTCGTAGCATACGGAAAATCCCTTATCGTGGAAAAAAATGGAGACAAGCGTTTTGCCAAGGATGTTACTACTCAGGTAAAGTTAAAGAAGAATGAGACTCTTTGCCTCACAAGCATCTTTTCTATCTTTACTGCTGAGGATAAAAAGAAGGCTAGCTTAAAAGGTGTTGTTAAAAGTTTTCTAAAGAAAAGCGTAAATCTGGGTTTTGAACGCATACTCGAAGAACATGTTGCAAGATGGGATAAATTATGGGCTGCGTCAGAGATAAAGATAAAAGGCGACAAGGAAGCAGAAAAGGCGCTTCGTTTTAACATCTATCATTTATTGATCTGCGGAAGAGAGGGTAACGGCGAATCCAGCATAGGCGCAAAGACACTTAGCGGCGAGGGCTACCGCGGTCATATTTTCTGGGACGCAGAGATATTCATACTGCCGTTTTTTATTTATAACAGGCCAAAGGCCGCTAAGAACATGTTGCTTTACAGGTACAACAGGCTGTGTAAGGCGCGCCAGATAGCTGAAAGCCGCGGCTATAAAGGCGCGATGTTCCCGTGGGAGTCAGCCGGCACAGGAGATGAAACAACGCCTGCATGGGCAAAGAACTTTGACGGTTCACTTATTCAGATACGCACTCACGAGATGGAACACCATATTACTGCTGATATAGTATTTGCGATTTACCAATATTACACTGCCACGCGCGATGAAAATTTTATGCTGCGCTGCGGTTTTGAGATGATTTTTGAGGCTGCGAGATTCTGGGCATCAAGGGCTGAATATAATGCCAAACTTAAAAGATTCGAAATCAAGCATGTAATAGGGCCGGATGAATTTCATGAAGATGTGGATAATAATGCATACACTAATTATATAGCTAGATTTAATATCTTGCTGGGCCATGGGATGTGTCAGAGGATGAGGCGATTTTATCCTCGAGAGTTTCAGCAGCTTTCGAAAAAAATAAATTTAAAAATTAGCGAAGTCAAGGCATGGAAAGCTATCCTTCCCAAGATATATTTCAATATAAAGAAAGACGGCCTTATAGAGCAGTTTGACGGGTTTTTCAGAAAAAAGAAAGTTGTTCTTAAGAATATTAATAAAAATCCCATTCCAGATATACCAAAAACCATCAAATTAAAAGACATCGGTAAGACGCAGCTTGTAAAGCAGGCAGATGTAGTGATGCTTTTGTATCTTTTTTCAGATAATTTTAGTAAGGGTATTAAAAAGAAAAATTTTTATTATTACCTCAAGCGTACTGTTCACAAGTCTTCTTTGAGCGCGGCTGTGCATGCGGCGCTGGCAGCTGAAATAGGAAATCTCAAAGCTGCTTACAGGTATTTTAATGTGGCAGCCAATATGGATCTAAACCTTGCATACGGCAATACCAGTGATGGCATGCACGCGGCTTCTTTAGGCGTTACATGGCAGGCTGCCATTCATGGATTTGCAGGGACCAGGATAGTGAATAACACGCTATCTATCAATCCTTCTTTGCCGAAAGAAATGGAAGAGCTTTCTTTTTGTTTAAAGTGGCAAGGGTATAATTTAAGATTAATAGTTGGAAATGATAAAGTAACGCTGCGGTTTAATTCCAAAAGAAAAAATGACAGGTTGAAGATAATGGTATTCAATAAGCCGCATAAATTAGAACCAAATAAAGAGGTAATTTTTTATGGTAGGTAA
- a CDS encoding beta-phosphoglucomutase family hydrolase → MKAAIFDLDGVIVNTVPLHFRAWKKMFAEYGKDFSFKDYKEKVDGILRNDGARAILTDLSDDELKKAADKKQVYFLEYLESEEIPVYETTVNLVKALKKENMKRGVISSSKNCLPILKKVKLIDLFDEILTGNDVTKGKPDPQMFLMSAERMAVEPSGCVVFEDAVLGVEAAKRAGMKCVGIDRYGKPERLKKADLVVGDLGEVTIEKIKELF, encoded by the coding sequence ATGAAGGCTGCGATCTTTGACCTTGATGGCGTGATTGTAAACACTGTGCCGCTTCATTTTAGGGCATGGAAGAAGATGTTTGCTGAATACGGAAAGGATTTTAGTTTCAAGGATTATAAGGAAAAGGTGGACGGCATTCTCCGCAATGACGGGGCAAGGGCTATTTTGACTGATTTAAGTGACGATGAATTAAAAAAGGCAGCTGATAAGAAGCAGGTTTATTTTTTAGAATATCTTGAGAGCGAAGAGATCCCTGTCTATGAGACCACAGTGAATCTGGTAAAGGCGCTTAAAAAAGAAAATATGAAAAGGGGCGTAATATCTTCGAGCAAAAATTGCCTCCCTATACTTAAGAAGGTGAAGCTAATAGATCTTTTTGATGAGATCCTTACTGGCAACGATGTTACAAAAGGAAAGCCTGATCCGCAGATGTTTCTTATGTCTGCAGAGAGGATGGCTGTGGAGCCATCTGGATGCGTTGTTTTTGAGGACGCTGTCTTGGGCGTAGAGGCAGCTAAAAGGGCTGGAATGAAATGCGTGGGGATTGACAGGTATGGAAAACCTGAGCGGTTGAAAAAGGCGGATTTAGTTGTGGGTGATTTGGGTGAGGTAACTATTGAAAAAATAAAGGAACTATTTTGA
- a CDS encoding nitroreductase family protein, with amino-acid sequence MTSFLELVKKRKSIRKYSPRPVAREAIDRCLEAARLAPSACNSQPWSFIIVDDEALREKISKAAFSGVYSINSFASKAPALIAVVTERSRYIARVGGYFRGIQFSLVDVAIACEHFILQAAEEGLGTCWLGWFNEKRVKEILNIPKRKKVDIIISMGYPEEATQQERGRRNLDEIRKFNLGRH; translated from the coding sequence ATGACAAGTTTTTTAGAGCTTGTAAAAAAAAGGAAAAGTATCAGGAAATATTCCCCACGGCCTGTAGCCAGAGAGGCTATAGATCGCTGTCTTGAGGCAGCGCGTCTTGCACCCTCTGCGTGTAATTCTCAACCTTGGTCATTCATTATAGTGGACGATGAAGCCCTAAGAGAGAAAATTAGTAAGGCCGCTTTTTCTGGGGTTTATTCAATAAATAGCTTTGCTAGTAAAGCACCTGCGCTCATTGCAGTAGTTACAGAAAGGTCCAGGTACATTGCTCGCGTTGGTGGTTATTTTAGAGGTATACAGTTTAGTCTTGTTGATGTAGCCATAGCATGCGAACATTTTATTTTACAGGCGGCTGAAGAGGGTTTAGGTACCTGTTGGCTTGGCTGGTTCAATGAAAAAAGAGTAAAAGAAATTCTAAATATCCCAAAGAGAAAAAAGGTCGATATAATCATAAGCATGGGCTATCCTGAGGAAGCTACACAGCAGGAAAGAGGAAGAAGAAACTTGGATGAAATAAGGAAGTTTAACTTAGGTAGACATTAA